In the genome of Cystobacter ferrugineus, one region contains:
- the ruvC gene encoding crossover junction endodeoxyribonuclease RuvC, which yields MRVLGIDPGSRFMGYGVVEDRRGRLVHVGHGVIKVDPDAALELRLKSLHESLLEAFKLYRPESVAVEGVFTFRNARSALILGHARGVALLAAAQAGLSVHEYAPAKVKRAVGAGGAADKDAVERMVCTFLDLEELERSDASDALAVAVCHLNHARSGVPVAGTRGRTRARATQAKLADKLTPSYRRPEAR from the coding sequence GTGCGCGTCCTAGGCATCGACCCTGGCAGCCGCTTCATGGGCTATGGCGTGGTGGAGGATCGGCGCGGCCGTCTGGTCCACGTGGGTCACGGCGTCATCAAGGTGGATCCCGACGCCGCGCTCGAGCTGCGGCTCAAGTCGCTGCACGAGTCCCTCCTGGAGGCCTTCAAGCTCTACCGGCCCGAGTCGGTGGCGGTGGAAGGCGTGTTCACCTTCCGCAACGCGCGCAGCGCGCTCATCCTCGGGCACGCCCGGGGCGTGGCGCTGCTGGCCGCCGCCCAGGCGGGGCTGAGCGTGCACGAGTACGCGCCCGCCAAGGTGAAGCGCGCGGTGGGCGCCGGGGGCGCGGCGGACAAGGACGCGGTGGAGCGCATGGTGTGCACCTTCCTCGACCTGGAGGAGCTGGAGCGCTCGGACGCGAGTGACGCGCTCGCGGTGGCCGTCTGCCACCTCAACCACGCCCGGTCGGGCGTTCCCGTGGCGGGCACCCGGGGCCGCACGCGCGCCCGCGCGACGCAGGCGAAGCTGGCCGACAAGCTCACGCCGTCCTACCGGCGTCCGGAGGCGCGATGA
- a CDS encoding response regulator: MANSTHVASVLEPAPTAPCADVSPRRRAHRFRPRVLLAEPQCEVRTALAQELVGAGFEVVAAPAIEDLLGELSEGRPPPHLVLVPTKASPEGLDGLTLCERLRADARTASLPVFVFSRDEASAPRERAEAVRADDLLVQPVDPRVVVSLARLKAGRGAFAPAYEAHTVRMPLHQMVRALLCGSRSGRVELRDNEGWLAFRRGHVVDASYEGERGLVALRRLLFFGSGAYAVSFGEALAQGKPLLSPRVFTSLLLPAVERFTALCALGIPLSARLSVDFKRLADALHTLPDDVGQVIRLCDGQRTVHSTLLECGLPEITTLEVVTFLYAQGVLVPANFIAEREPPRPRVPPFFEPEGALDETPFSEAFAAVDSRAA; this comes from the coding sequence ATGGCCAACAGCACGCACGTCGCTTCCGTCCTCGAGCCGGCGCCCACGGCGCCGTGCGCGGATGTCAGCCCCCGGCGCCGCGCCCACCGCTTCCGCCCCCGCGTCCTGCTCGCCGAGCCCCAGTGTGAGGTGCGCACCGCGCTCGCCCAGGAGTTGGTGGGCGCTGGCTTCGAGGTGGTCGCCGCTCCGGCCATCGAGGATCTCCTCGGAGAGCTGAGCGAGGGCAGGCCGCCGCCGCACCTGGTGCTCGTGCCCACCAAGGCCTCGCCGGAAGGTCTGGATGGATTGACGCTGTGCGAGCGGCTGCGCGCGGACGCTCGCACCGCCTCGCTCCCGGTGTTCGTGTTCTCGCGCGACGAGGCATCCGCCCCGCGTGAGCGCGCCGAGGCCGTGCGCGCGGATGACCTGCTCGTGCAGCCGGTGGATCCCCGGGTGGTGGTGTCGCTGGCGCGGTTGAAGGCCGGCCGGGGGGCGTTCGCGCCCGCCTACGAGGCGCATACCGTGCGCATGCCCCTGCACCAGATGGTACGGGCGCTGTTGTGCGGCTCGCGCTCCGGCCGCGTCGAGCTGCGTGACAACGAGGGCTGGCTCGCCTTTCGCCGGGGGCACGTGGTGGATGCGTCCTACGAGGGGGAGCGGGGTCTGGTCGCCCTGCGCCGCCTGCTCTTCTTCGGCTCGGGCGCGTACGCGGTGTCCTTCGGGGAGGCGCTCGCCCAGGGCAAGCCCCTGCTCAGTCCGCGGGTGTTCACCTCGCTGCTGCTGCCGGCCGTGGAGCGCTTCACGGCCCTGTGCGCCCTGGGCATTCCGCTGTCGGCCCGGCTGTCGGTGGACTTCAAGCGGCTGGCGGACGCGCTGCACACGCTGCCCGACGACGTGGGGCAGGTCATCCGCCTGTGTGACGGCCAGCGCACCGTGCACTCCACGCTCCTGGAGTGTGGGTTGCCGGAGATCACCACCCTGGAGGTGGTGACGTTCCTGTACGCGCAAGGGGTGCTGGTGCCGGCCAACTTCATCGCCGAGCGCGAGCCGCCGCGTCCGCGCGTCCCGCCCTTCTTCGAGCCGGAGGGCGCCCTGGACGAGACGCCGTTCTCGGAGGCGTTCGCGGCCGTGGATTCCCGGGCCGCCTGA
- a CDS encoding TraR/DksA family transcriptional regulator: MTTGSPEGPPPQWKDIHQSILSTLDALNASTSWIATAATVGIEPVFERVLQQVCGPAEVSPQAYIEHITRDTGMRREVQQRLSRLMENPKLVTMRREAQRREAEHQLHVLHYVLSGKQPPEWVWTTLDEDQREQLREAAESGEERDDQLLPRVQRAIHKLEVTPGIYGLCEDCYAIILLERLQLVPWAECCAACQRKREGIPDQAPQPEVPITYF, encoded by the coding sequence ATGACGACCGGTTCCCCAGAAGGCCCCCCGCCGCAGTGGAAGGACATCCACCAGTCGATCCTCTCCACCCTCGATGCGCTGAACGCCTCCACCAGTTGGATCGCCACCGCGGCGACCGTGGGCATCGAGCCCGTCTTCGAGCGCGTGCTCCAGCAGGTGTGTGGACCCGCGGAAGTCTCGCCCCAGGCCTATATCGAGCACATCACCCGGGACACCGGGATGCGGCGCGAGGTGCAGCAGCGCCTGTCGCGCCTCATGGAGAACCCGAAGCTCGTCACCATGCGCCGCGAGGCCCAGCGCCGCGAGGCCGAGCACCAGCTTCACGTGCTGCACTATGTCCTGTCGGGCAAGCAGCCCCCGGAATGGGTGTGGACCACCCTCGACGAGGACCAGCGTGAGCAGTTGCGCGAGGCGGCCGAGTCCGGCGAGGAGCGGGACGATCAGCTCCTGCCGCGCGTGCAGCGGGCCATCCACAAGCTCGAGGTGACTCCGGGCATCTACGGCCTGTGCGAGGACTGCTACGCCATCATCCTGCTGGAGCGGCTCCAGCTCGTGCCCTGGGCGGAGTGCTGTGCCGCCTGCCAGCGCAAGCGCGAGGGCATTCCAGACCAGGCGCCGCAGCCCGAAGTGCCCATCACCTACTTCTGA
- a CDS encoding nuclear transport factor 2 family protein: MAADPIRGWHAYMAAPTREALDALLSDHVVFQSPAVHTPQEGKAVTMKYLTAATEVLGGPAFRYVNEWRGERSAVLEFECALDGGIQVNGVDIVEWDEGGRITRFKVMIRPLKALNAVVSAMGAALARLG, from the coding sequence ATGGCGGCCGATCCGATCCGTGGCTGGCACGCATACATGGCCGCGCCAACGCGCGAGGCACTCGACGCGTTGCTCTCCGACCACGTCGTCTTCCAGAGCCCCGCGGTACACACGCCGCAGGAGGGCAAGGCGGTGACGATGAAGTATCTCACCGCCGCCACTGAGGTGCTCGGCGGCCCCGCCTTCCGCTACGTCAACGAGTGGCGCGGCGAGCGCTCCGCGGTGCTGGAGTTCGAGTGCGCGCTCGACGGTGGCATTCAGGTCAACGGCGTCGACATCGTCGAATGGGACGAGGGCGGTCGCATCACCCGGTTCAAGGTCATGATCCGGCCGCTGAAGGCGCTCAACGCGGTGGTGTCCGCCATGGGCGCGGCGCTGGCGAGGCTCGGCTGA
- a CDS encoding zinc-binding dehydrogenase: MNTPNQEHGLQLRSRVSSQGELELSLARVAIPEPAPDEVVIRVEASPINPSDLGLLLGPADLSSARAGGTPESPVVTATIPQPTLKALASRLDKSLPVGNEGAGVVIKAGANVRELLGKTVAALGGGMYSQFRVLKAAHCLLLSADATPADGASCFVNPLTALGMVETMRREGHKALVHTAAASNLGQMLNKICLKDGIGLVNIVRSQEQVALLRDLGAVHVYDSTSSTFTEELTQALVETGATLAFDATGGGRLAGQILSCMEAAANRTATTYSPYGSPIHKQVYVYGKLDLRPIELAGNFGMAWGVGGWLLIPFLEKIGPQAAQKLRERVAAELKTTFASHYVGELSLAEALQLDRISVYSTRSTGKKYLINPNKGLR, encoded by the coding sequence ATGAACACCCCGAATCAGGAACATGGGCTCCAGCTTCGCTCGAGGGTGAGCTCCCAGGGCGAACTGGAGTTGTCGCTGGCGCGGGTCGCGATACCGGAACCCGCTCCCGACGAAGTCGTCATCCGCGTCGAGGCCTCGCCGATCAATCCCTCGGATCTGGGCCTGCTGCTGGGCCCGGCCGACCTGTCCTCGGCCCGGGCCGGAGGAACGCCGGAAAGCCCCGTGGTCACGGCGACCATCCCGCAGCCGACGCTGAAGGCCCTGGCGTCGCGCTTGGACAAGTCCCTGCCCGTGGGCAACGAGGGCGCGGGCGTGGTGATCAAGGCGGGCGCCAATGTCCGGGAACTGCTCGGCAAGACCGTGGCCGCGCTGGGGGGCGGCATGTACTCCCAGTTCCGGGTCCTCAAGGCGGCCCATTGCCTGCTCCTGTCGGCGGACGCGACCCCGGCCGACGGCGCTTCCTGCTTCGTCAACCCGCTGACGGCGCTGGGGATGGTCGAGACCATGCGCCGGGAGGGCCACAAGGCGCTGGTTCACACGGCCGCCGCCTCCAACCTCGGGCAGATGCTGAACAAGATCTGCCTCAAGGACGGCATCGGGCTGGTGAACATCGTCCGGAGCCAGGAACAGGTGGCGCTCCTGCGCGACCTCGGTGCGGTCCATGTGTATGACAGCACCTCGTCCACGTTCACCGAGGAGCTGACCCAGGCCCTGGTGGAGACTGGCGCCACGCTCGCGTTCGACGCCACCGGTGGTGGGCGGCTCGCCGGGCAGATCCTGTCCTGCATGGAGGCCGCGGCCAACCGCACCGCCACCACCTACAGTCCTTACGGCTCACCCATCCACAAGCAGGTCTACGTCTACGGCAAGCTCGATCTGCGCCCGATCGAGCTCGCGGGCAATTTCGGCATGGCCTGGGGCGTGGGCGGCTGGCTGCTGATACCGTTCCTGGAGAAGATCGGACCGCAGGCCGCGCAGAAGCTACGAGAGCGGGTGGCGGCCGAGCTGAAAACCACCTTCGCCAGCCATTACGTTGGGGAGCTCTCGCTGGCCGAGGCACTGCAACTCGACAGGATTTCCGTCTACAGCACGCGCTCCACCGGCAAGAAGTACCTGATCAATCCCAACAAGGGCCTGCGCTAA
- the ruvA gene encoding Holliday junction branch migration protein RuvA: protein MIAALRGTVQEKGLEEAIIDVGGVGYRVFFSTLTLGRLPAEGEPVQVRVRTVVREDAFELFGFLSRPEEELFLLLNSVSHVGPRLALAVLSGMEVSELVTALGRGEVARLTKIHGVGKKTAERLVLELKDKVKTLHLEQVATQLKPEAPAAKHLADLISALVNLGYKQPQAEKAAQSASERLGEEAAFQALFREALKVLRAAP, encoded by the coding sequence ATGATCGCGGCACTGCGTGGCACCGTGCAGGAGAAGGGCCTCGAGGAGGCCATCATCGACGTGGGGGGCGTGGGCTACCGCGTCTTCTTCTCCACGCTCACCCTGGGCCGGCTGCCCGCGGAGGGTGAGCCCGTGCAGGTGCGCGTGCGCACCGTGGTGCGCGAGGACGCCTTCGAGCTGTTCGGCTTCCTCTCGCGCCCCGAGGAGGAGCTCTTCCTGCTGCTCAACTCGGTGTCCCATGTGGGGCCGCGGCTGGCGCTGGCGGTGCTCTCCGGCATGGAGGTGTCCGAGCTGGTGACCGCGCTCGGACGGGGCGAGGTGGCCCGCCTCACGAAGATTCACGGCGTGGGGAAGAAGACCGCCGAGCGGCTCGTGCTGGAGCTCAAGGACAAGGTGAAGACGTTGCACCTGGAGCAGGTGGCCACGCAGCTGAAGCCGGAGGCGCCCGCGGCCAAGCACCTGGCGGACCTCATCTCGGCGCTCGTCAACCTCGGCTACAAGCAGCCCCAGGCGGAGAAGGCCGCCCAGTCCGCCAGCGAGCGGTTGGGCGAGGAGGCCGCCTTCCAGGCCCTCTTCCGCGAGGCGCTCAAGGTCCTGCGCGCGGCGCCTTGA
- a CDS encoding DUF1801 domain-containing protein gives MAVKALRTKTAKRGASAPESVEDFLASLEHPFKQELLALRQIILGADPRIAEGIKWNAPSFRTAEYFATFQLRAKDGVQVILHLGAKKRDDLGSGVALADPEALLEWLATDRASVRFRDMKDIDAKGSAFASVIRQWIQWV, from the coding sequence ATGGCCGTGAAAGCCCTCCGTACGAAGACAGCGAAGCGCGGCGCGTCCGCACCTGAGTCCGTCGAGGACTTTCTCGCGTCGCTCGAGCACCCGTTCAAGCAGGAACTCCTCGCCCTCAGGCAAATCATCCTCGGCGCCGATCCACGGATCGCCGAGGGCATCAAGTGGAACGCGCCGAGCTTCCGGACGGCGGAGTACTTCGCGACCTTTCAGCTTCGAGCGAAGGACGGTGTGCAGGTCATCCTGCACCTGGGGGCGAAGAAGCGGGACGACCTGGGCTCGGGGGTCGCGCTCGCCGACCCGGAGGCGTTGCTGGAGTGGCTGGCCACGGACCGGGCGTCGGTGCGGTTTCGGGATATGAAAGACATTGACGCGAAGGGGTCCGCCTTCGCGTCTGTCATAAGACAGTGGATCCAGTGGGTATAA
- a CDS encoding alpha/beta fold hydrolase — protein MRLETTLVGNGPRRIGLVHGLGVDSSTWEPFIEQLRAAGEVTVFAPDLRGHGRSPRPDSWGLAEFADDLVETLPPDLDVVVGHSLGGAVLAAAVERLRPRHAVYLDPGFQLGLPTSGLGGRLFWAAPALTLGVAALITARSNAAARKGYPERTQRLIADATARFDKRMATSVFRDIAFHPVVAARPLVPSTVVLSADSKAVLPEALATALTGFGWDVRRLSHLRHDMQLQDPAATFALLRDVLLGE, from the coding sequence GTGCGACTCGAGACAACGCTCGTGGGCAACGGCCCCCGCCGCATCGGCCTGGTACATGGACTCGGTGTCGACTCGTCCACCTGGGAGCCCTTCATCGAGCAGCTCCGCGCGGCGGGCGAGGTGACGGTTTTCGCGCCCGACCTGCGGGGCCATGGCCGCAGTCCGCGGCCGGACTCGTGGGGGCTCGCCGAGTTCGCCGACGATCTCGTCGAGACCCTCCCGCCTGACCTCGACGTCGTCGTGGGACACTCGCTCGGAGGCGCGGTGCTCGCGGCCGCGGTGGAGCGGTTGCGGCCCCGCCATGCGGTGTACCTGGATCCGGGCTTCCAGCTAGGCCTGCCGACCTCCGGGCTCGGGGGCCGGCTGTTCTGGGCGGCTCCGGCCCTGACACTCGGTGTCGCCGCCCTCATCACCGCGCGCTCGAACGCGGCGGCGCGCAAGGGCTACCCGGAGCGCACGCAGCGCCTCATCGCGGACGCGACAGCGCGCTTCGACAAGCGGATGGCGACGAGCGTCTTCCGGGACATCGCCTTCCACCCGGTGGTCGCCGCCAGGCCCCTCGTGCCCTCCACCGTCGTGCTCTCCGCGGACAGCAAGGCCGTGTTGCCAGAGGCGCTCGCCACGGCACTGACGGGGTTCGGGTGGGACGTGCGCAGGCTGTCCCATCTGCGCCACGACATGCAGTTGCAGGATCCGGCGGCGACGTTCGCGCTCCTGCGGGACGTGCTGCTCGGCGAGTGA
- a CDS encoding class I SAM-dependent methyltransferase: MKNLAEEWTRRLLVDAGVREGMRVLDIGCGAGNVTFLAAELVGERGRVVGIDRDAAPLEVGRQRARDLGLTHVHFVCADLASPPGEHGPFDAVVGRRVLMYQPDAVASLRRLADVLVPGGLIVLQEHDSTAMPVCLPELPLHRRVSGWMWETVAREGADLRMGLHLAPVLVKAGFKVERVRAESTVLTPEQSHPIGHILRAMRGRIVEKAVATEEELALDTIDERLAEEMRAANGTCLWEMVFGAWARKAG; encoded by the coding sequence ATGAAGAACCTGGCGGAAGAGTGGACGCGTCGGCTGCTCGTCGACGCGGGCGTGCGCGAGGGCATGCGCGTGCTCGACATCGGCTGTGGAGCGGGCAACGTCACATTCCTGGCGGCGGAGCTCGTCGGGGAGCGGGGGCGGGTGGTGGGTATCGACCGGGATGCGGCGCCGCTCGAGGTGGGACGTCAGCGCGCCCGTGACCTCGGCCTGACGCACGTCCACTTCGTGTGCGCTGACCTGGCCTCACCGCCGGGTGAGCACGGTCCGTTCGACGCGGTGGTCGGACGGCGCGTGCTGATGTACCAGCCCGACGCGGTGGCCAGCCTCAGGCGGCTCGCCGACGTGCTGGTGCCCGGGGGCCTCATTGTCCTGCAGGAGCATGACTCGACGGCGATGCCCGTCTGTCTGCCGGAGCTGCCGCTGCACCGTCGGGTGAGCGGCTGGATGTGGGAGACGGTCGCGCGCGAGGGCGCGGACCTGCGCATGGGCCTGCACCTCGCCCCGGTGCTGGTGAAGGCCGGGTTCAAGGTCGAGCGCGTCCGCGCCGAGTCCACCGTGCTCACGCCGGAGCAGTCGCACCCCATCGGCCACATCCTGCGCGCCATGCGCGGGCGCATCGTGGAGAAGGCGGTCGCGACGGAGGAGGAGCTGGCGCTGGACACGATCGACGAGCGGCTCGCCGAGGAGATGCGGGCGGCCAACGGCACCTGTCTCTGGGAGATGGTGTTCGGCGCCTGGGCGAGAAAGGCCGGCTGA
- a CDS encoding helix-turn-helix domain-containing protein has translation MPRTMDSATLTFSLSRFVEDVRGVVPVAGRACHERLPDGRTTLVFRVLEEGRKGDVCVAGPRTRALFKNGTGVARAVILQFKPGWSAQLLGVSASALTDRIVHLEDIWGRSGSDLCLELLAARSLPEMLDRLSHAIALRAHQTFEPASARLARRAVRLLEGDEVRVESVAERLGVTARHLRRAFTESVGIGPKDFARAVRLRRAVGMAATSKDWGRIAADAGYYDQAHLIADFRELVGFTPGAFVKRAGGRGVRLGSGEAEADLHDTTECG, from the coding sequence GTGCCGCGCACGATGGACTCTGCCACCTTGACGTTCTCACTTTCCCGCTTCGTCGAGGACGTTCGCGGTGTCGTGCCAGTCGCTGGACGCGCATGTCACGAACGGCTGCCCGACGGAAGAACGACCCTTGTCTTTCGAGTGCTCGAGGAGGGCCGGAAAGGGGATGTGTGCGTCGCGGGCCCGCGAACGCGGGCGCTGTTCAAGAACGGAACGGGCGTCGCGCGGGCGGTCATCCTTCAGTTCAAGCCAGGCTGGTCGGCGCAGCTCCTGGGCGTGTCGGCGAGCGCGCTGACGGACCGGATCGTACATCTGGAAGACATCTGGGGCCGTTCGGGCAGCGACCTCTGCCTCGAGCTCCTCGCGGCGCGAAGCCTGCCGGAGATGCTCGACCGACTCTCCCACGCGATCGCCCTTCGTGCCCACCAGACATTCGAACCGGCATCGGCACGGCTCGCTCGCCGCGCGGTTCGCTTGCTCGAAGGAGACGAGGTTCGGGTGGAGAGCGTGGCGGAGCGGCTTGGCGTCACGGCGCGGCATCTTCGCCGCGCCTTCACGGAGAGCGTCGGCATCGGGCCGAAGGATTTCGCGCGGGCCGTTCGCCTGCGGCGTGCCGTGGGGATGGCGGCGACCTCGAAGGACTGGGGACGCATCGCCGCGGACGCGGGCTATTACGACCAGGCGCACCTCATTGCCGACTTCCGGGAGCTCGTCGGGTTCACACCGGGCGCCTTCGTGAAGCGTGCGGGCGGTCGGGGCGTTCGACTCGGCTCCGGCGAGGCGGAGGCCGATCTCCACGACACCACGGAGTGTGGGTAG
- a CDS encoding YebC/PmpR family DNA-binding transcriptional regulator, producing MSGHNRWSKLKRANAIMGKTKGKLYSKLIKEMTVAARLGGGNPEGNARLRVAIAAAREANMPNDNIQRAIKKGTGELEGESYEEIVYEGYGPGGVALLVECLTDNRNRSAADVRSMLGKEGGNMGAEGSVSWMFHKKGVVLVKPGPSEDVVMEKALDAGAEDVLPLGEDGFEVRCAPADLHAVASALEGAGLKLGEQKWTYLPQNTVRVEGDTARKMLKLMELLEDNDDVQNVYANFEMDDALMDSLSG from the coding sequence ATGTCCGGTCACAACCGATGGTCGAAGCTCAAGCGGGCCAACGCCATCATGGGCAAGACCAAGGGCAAGCTCTACTCCAAGCTCATCAAGGAGATGACCGTCGCCGCGCGGCTGGGTGGGGGCAATCCGGAGGGCAATGCCCGGCTGCGCGTGGCCATCGCCGCCGCGCGCGAGGCGAACATGCCCAACGACAACATCCAGCGCGCCATCAAGAAGGGCACGGGGGAGTTGGAGGGGGAGAGCTACGAGGAGATCGTCTACGAGGGCTATGGCCCCGGGGGCGTGGCCCTGCTGGTGGAGTGCCTCACCGACAACCGCAACCGCTCGGCGGCCGACGTGCGCTCCATGCTCGGCAAGGAGGGCGGCAACATGGGCGCGGAGGGCTCGGTGAGCTGGATGTTCCACAAGAAGGGCGTGGTCCTCGTGAAGCCCGGCCCCAGCGAGGACGTGGTGATGGAGAAGGCGCTCGACGCGGGCGCCGAGGACGTGCTGCCGCTGGGCGAGGACGGCTTCGAGGTGAGATGCGCCCCGGCGGACCTGCACGCGGTGGCCTCGGCCCTGGAGGGCGCGGGCCTGAAGCTCGGCGAGCAGAAGTGGACGTACCTGCCCCAGAACACCGTGCGCGTCGAGGGCGACACCGCCCGGAAGATGCTCAAGCTCATGGAGCTGCTCGAGGACAACGACGACGTGCAGAACGTCTACGCCAACTTCGAGATGGACGATGCGCTGATGGACTCGCTCTCGGGGTGA
- a CDS encoding extracellular catalytic domain type 1 short-chain-length polyhydroxyalkanoate depolymerase, whose protein sequence is MSKRGFAGAARVLLTLSLLGCGTEPSSEDAVALGEVSSALTQVTGFGSNPGNLRMWKHVPAGVPANAPLVVALHGCTQTANAYTNAGWNALAEQLKFYVLYPEQPSANNQNSCFNWFEPGDIARGSGEALSIKQMVDKMKADHSIDPGRVFVTGLSAGGAMAHVMAATYPDVFSGAAIMAGIPYKCATSMVDAFSCMSPGVNKTADQWASLVRGAYPGYTGAYPKISLWHGTSDYTVKNTNQVEALEQWTAAHGIDMTADVSDSVATYPHKVYKNNAGQALVETYELTGMGHGTAIDPATKFPGTSVACGTAGAYILDTNICSTLEVARFFGLDNSNTPGTPDDTVAPTVSLSAPANGATVSGTVTLSANASDNVGVTQVAFLVDGAVVGTDSTPPFTFAWNTATAATGPHSLAARASDAAGNTTTSSPITVTVSVDQNPARFTETFSTNGPDNVGWTLTEWALDSGDQTGSSGSRSILGSATPSFNTVTRTASVSVALPSNPRLTYWRKLDLSGANTLASVSFKVVVNAGNDVVVDSVTKGLGTVTESTWTQRANIDLSAYANRTVTLKFIVSATDTASTVSRARAWVDGITVGTP, encoded by the coding sequence ATGTCGAAGCGAGGTTTCGCGGGCGCCGCCCGTGTGTTGCTCACCTTGTCGTTGCTGGGCTGTGGAACCGAGCCCTCCTCCGAGGACGCGGTGGCCCTGGGAGAGGTGAGCAGCGCGTTGACGCAGGTGACGGGTTTCGGAAGCAACCCCGGCAACCTGAGGATGTGGAAGCACGTCCCCGCCGGAGTGCCCGCCAACGCCCCCCTGGTGGTGGCCCTGCATGGCTGTACCCAGACGGCCAACGCCTACACCAACGCCGGCTGGAACGCCCTGGCCGAGCAGCTCAAGTTCTACGTGCTCTATCCCGAGCAACCGAGCGCCAACAACCAGAACTCCTGCTTCAACTGGTTCGAGCCGGGAGACATCGCGCGGGGCTCGGGCGAGGCGCTCTCCATCAAGCAGATGGTGGACAAGATGAAGGCGGATCACTCGATTGATCCGGGCCGGGTCTTCGTCACCGGCCTGTCGGCGGGCGGGGCGATGGCGCACGTCATGGCCGCCACCTACCCGGACGTCTTCTCGGGGGCCGCCATCATGGCGGGCATCCCCTACAAGTGCGCCACCTCGATGGTCGACGCCTTCTCCTGCATGAGCCCGGGCGTGAACAAGACGGCGGACCAGTGGGCGAGCCTGGTGCGCGGCGCCTACCCCGGCTACACCGGCGCCTACCCGAAGATCTCCCTCTGGCACGGCACCTCCGACTACACCGTGAAGAACACCAACCAGGTGGAGGCCCTGGAGCAGTGGACGGCGGCGCACGGCATCGACATGACGGCGGACGTCTCGGACTCGGTCGCCACCTACCCCCACAAGGTCTACAAGAACAACGCGGGCCAGGCCCTGGTGGAGACGTATGAGTTGACCGGCATGGGGCATGGCACCGCCATCGATCCGGCCACGAAGTTCCCCGGCACCTCCGTCGCCTGCGGCACCGCGGGCGCCTACATCCTGGACACCAACATCTGCTCCACGCTCGAGGTGGCGAGGTTCTTCGGGCTCGACAACTCCAACACACCCGGCACCCCCGACGACACGGTCGCCCCCACCGTCAGCCTCTCCGCGCCCGCCAACGGCGCCACCGTGAGCGGCACGGTGACACTGAGCGCCAACGCCTCCGACAACGTGGGCGTCACCCAGGTGGCGTTCCTCGTCGACGGCGCCGTGGTGGGCACCGACTCCACCCCGCCCTTCACCTTCGCGTGGAACACCGCCACCGCGGCCACTGGCCCCCACTCCCTGGCGGCCCGGGCCTCCGACGCCGCGGGCAACACCACCACGTCCAGCCCCATCACCGTCACCGTCTCCGTGGACCAGAACCCGGCGCGCTTCACCGAGACCTTCTCCACCAACGGCCCCGACAACGTGGGCTGGACCTTGACCGAGTGGGCCCTCGACAGCGGCGATCAGACTGGCTCGAGCGGCAGCAGATCCATCCTCGGCTCCGCCACGCCCTCCTTCAATACCGTCACCCGCACCGCCAGTGTCTCCGTGGCCCTCCCCAGCAACCCCAGGCTCACCTACTGGCGCAAGCTGGATCTCTCCGGTGCCAACACCCTGGCGTCGGTGTCCTTCAAGGTCGTCGTCAACGCGGGCAACGACGTGGTGGTGGACTCCGTCACCAAGGGCCTCGGCACCGTCACCGAGTCCACCTGGACGCAGCGCGCCAACATCGACCTGTCCGCCTACGCCAACCGCACCGTCACCCTGAAGTTCATCGTCTCGGCCACGGACACCGCCTCCACGGTCAGCCGCGCCAGGGCCTGGGTGGACGGCATCACCGTGGGCACGCCCTGA